The following are encoded in a window of Saccharothrix longispora genomic DNA:
- the cysD gene encoding sulfate adenylyltransferase subunit CysD encodes MTRDRAAEDYALPHPGALEAESAHVFREVAATFERPVLLFSGGKDSMVMLHVAVRAFWPAPPPFPVLHVDTGHNFDEVVEFRDRVVRDTGVRLLVARVQDDLDAGRVVEEPGAGRNRLQTATLLRAIAEHRFDAVFGGARRDEEKARAKERVFSLRDEHGQWDPRNQRPELWNLYNGRHRRGEHVRVFPLSNWTELDIWSYVRDERVELPPIYYAHRREVVERDGMLFARTPHLVLAPGERTRPATVRFRTVGDATCTGCVESTAATDDEVLAEVAASRVTERGATRADDRVSEAGMEDRKREGYF; translated from the coding sequence GTGACCCGGGACCGCGCGGCCGAGGACTACGCGCTGCCGCACCCGGGCGCACTGGAGGCCGAGTCGGCGCACGTGTTCCGCGAGGTCGCCGCGACCTTCGAGCGGCCGGTGCTGCTGTTCTCCGGCGGCAAGGACTCGATGGTGATGCTGCACGTCGCGGTCAGGGCGTTCTGGCCCGCGCCGCCGCCGTTCCCCGTCCTGCACGTGGACACCGGGCACAACTTCGACGAGGTGGTCGAGTTCCGCGACCGCGTCGTGCGCGACACGGGTGTGCGGCTGCTCGTCGCCCGCGTGCAGGACGACCTGGACGCGGGCCGGGTGGTCGAGGAGCCCGGCGCGGGCCGCAACCGGCTCCAGACGGCGACCCTGCTGCGCGCGATCGCCGAGCACCGCTTCGACGCGGTGTTCGGCGGCGCGCGCCGTGACGAGGAGAAGGCCAGGGCCAAGGAGCGGGTGTTCAGCCTCCGCGACGAGCACGGCCAGTGGGACCCGCGCAACCAGCGCCCCGAGCTGTGGAACCTCTACAACGGACGGCACCGGCGCGGCGAGCACGTGCGCGTCTTCCCGCTGTCGAACTGGACGGAGCTGGACATCTGGTCCTACGTCCGGGACGAGCGGGTCGAGCTGCCGCCGATCTACTACGCCCACCGCCGCGAGGTGGTCGAGCGCGACGGGATGCTGTTCGCCCGCACGCCCCACCTGGTCCTCGCGCCGGGGGAGCGGACCCGACCGGCCACCGTCCGGTTCCGCACCGTCGGCGACGCCACCTGCACGGGGTGCGTCGAGTCGACGGCGGCGACGGACGACGAGGTGCTCGCCGAGGTGGCGGCCAGCCGCGTCACCGAGCGCGGCGCCACCCGCGCCGACGACCGCGTCTCCGAGGCGGGCATGGAGGACAGGAAGCGGGAGGGGTACTTCTAG